TGTGGAAAGAAATCAGTTGTTGTGCTAGCCCATAGAATGtgttgggttttttaaaaataaaataaaaaactttgccataatatgccaactcagtgacaaaacaaatgtatattgTTCATAGTTTTATTACAACACTTGAAACAGAAGTGACTATTTggcatttttttcatcaaaaaaacttttgccacacaggctaatataaaaaatcatctttataaaaaataaaaaatctgcatttatagaacacattgtatttatttttatttttccatagattgcgttgttgccgttctcgttgttagtgttaatcagtttaaccaccagggtccaagttgaactatgcggttgttccctgtacttggaccggtacttctctctaggggtttcgtcatacttgttcctggttatggttatacactttgttgtacgtcgctctggataagagcgtctgccaaatgcctgtaatgtaatgtaatgtaatattttttcctgcattctggctcattaatagaatttttttttttttttaaataactcaaTATCCAGCATTAATAACACAGAAGGAATGTTCCGCTGAACGCCTGCTCTTCTGCAGGCACTTTCAGGGACCTCAAACAGAGCGATAGCGCCAGGAGCCCCTGTCTCCCGCAGGGACCACCTGTCTCCAGGAAACAGAGGTCAGAGGGACTGACTGACAGAATGTGCGCTCTGGGCTCCTGTGAAGGGGTAGGCATGCGGCTCTCGTGTTAAAGAGGCGGAGCATCCCGGCGTTTCGTGTAAAACAGTCACGCgcctcacacaaacacgagGAACCTGTGACGCTCAGCCATGCCGAAGAGTGACAAGAGAGGGCTCCTTTAAATTTAGGGCACCTTCACTTCCGCCACTAAAGCTTCTGCCCATCAGCCAccaatgtgaaaataaacaaataaataaagtgtgtgCGACAAACCTGTTGGGTGTCACACTGGTTAAATGCTCTGGCTGCTTTCTGCCATATGTGATGAGGTTTCTCTCATAGGAGTACCATCTCCATGCCTTTATGGATTGTATTAAGAGCTCAGTAAATATTACCAAAAACACCCTGGAAATTAGTCTTTTGGCCCCTCAGACTAAATGGTTGATGGTTGACTAGATGGAAGAGCACCAGAGTTCACATGAAATTGCAGCGTAACATTCGCCTCGTTTCACTTCTAGAAAgcgccaccagggggcacagTTCTTCCTGTGAGGCATGACCCTCTCTTCCTGTGGTGAGAAGTTTAGTTCCATACTGCTCAAACCAGATGACGAAGGGGGTGTGACACTTAACGCCTTAAAGGATCCGGCTCTAAaaacatcttttctttttttacccaatAGGAGTGATTGCTAATTGTGTTACTATATTGTGATTACTATATATATAGTAATTGCAGGGGCAGCTTCAATACCTTCTGTGAAGTCACATAGAAGATCAAGCTTTCAAaataaaccctaaaccctataTAAGTACTCTCGGAGTGCAGAGAGCAGTGATTCAGGAAGTGTACAGCATTGCTCACTAGTCACTGCTCACAGCCTACAGGGTTATAAATTACTGTCAACTGGCCCAGTTGGTTGTTTGCACTCACTGTTCGTAGCAGTGACTACGTGCTGAAAAATTAAGGACATTCTCATATTTTTTGCCATAGCCCAGCGTGTATTTTCAGCTTGGCGCTAACAGGCTCCACTGGTAGTGTGTTCTTTTTCCATGTTTATTCTTGGCATGCTGCAGTTTGTTACACAGTTGTTTTTCATTGGAACTGGTATAAATTTTTCACTGGAAGGCACGTCCAGGACCAATTAGCCACTGACGTGCAACACAAGGCAACAAGCCAAGATAAGATTTCAGCGCGCATTTGTCTACTTTCAACAAGAATCACAGCAGACAATTAAGAGCTAAATTGGATCCAAAATCTCAGTGTTCAAATAGCGAGAACAGTGGATAGCTAGCCCCTCCCTCCTACACCGCCTAATGCAAAAACAAGTTCTGATATGAAGATAAGTTTGTTTGTGAGCAGGTGAATCTGGAACCGCtattacccagcatgcagttAGTTCTGAGGGATCGGATCGGGACAGGGGTGCataaacgggggggggggggggttgtatctCCCACACTCACAGCTGCCAGGGCCACAGAGCAGCTCCCAGCCACACCGCTGTGACTGCACAGGGCTCATTACCGCCATTATGCGCCATTTATTTCTGTTAGCGCACTGCACAGTCCATTAGGACCTGAGCTACTGTAAAATACAGCTAGCGTACGCACAGTAGACTTGAGGCAAGCCCTATAGGGCCCGGCCTAGCCCTACTTTAAAAACAGTGTTACCACAGgacaagagacacacacacatgcacacacacacacatgcacgcacgcacgcacgcacacacgcacacacttaccaATGGGCTCCTCCTCAAATTGTTGCTCTGTCGCAACAGGTTCTTCTGTTTAACCAAAGTCACCAAACAAGCAACACGAAACAATTAACAGGACAGAACACCAAACAAAAAGCACCACCTTTACACATAAGTATGAAACACACTACAAAAACTAGCACCAAATAGTAGCACAAAATTAGGGTTTTAGAATTCTTGTGGAGATAAACTTAGAGATTTAACCAATCACTGCCATAGAAGAACCAATAAAACCAGTCCTCCAAACTCTGAGATTTACACTAAATAGACTAAAGCCCTCCAAAACCTGGACAAGGAACCCTGACCGGCATCTTCCCCACATGGAGAGCTAAACAGTtaccaacccacacacacacaccaaggtCCAGTctagctctcacacacatagtCTGTCTCCCTATAATACACagccacatgcatgcacgtacatacatacacaaaacacatacactaGAACTGCAGCataaatttacataaattaaattttttttccctttggcCTCGTGTTTCctgcatgggggtggggggaggagcgtGCTCACTCGCTCCCCCTACAGGACGTTGGCTGTGGCAACACGTGCAAAGTTCACTCTCCTCAATATGGAGACAAACGAACAGGGACTAGCTCGCTGGGCAGCTCACTGAGCAGCTGTATCTCCCACACTCACAGCTGCCAGGGCCACAGAGCAGCTCCCAGCCACACCGCTGTGACTGCACAGGGCTCATTACCGCCATTATGCGCCATTTATTTCTGTTAGCGCACTGCACAGTCCATTAGCACCTGAGCTACTGTAAAATACAGCTAGCGTACGCACAGTAGACTTGAGGCAAGCCCTATAGGGCCCGGCCTAGCCCTACTTTAAAAACAGTGTTACCACAGgacaagagacacacacacatgcacacacacacacatgcacacacgcacgcacacacttaccaATCGGCTCCTCCTCAAATTGTTGCTCTGTCGCAACAGGTTCTTCTGTTTAACCAAAGTCACCAAACAAGCAACACGAAACAATTAACAGGACAgaacaccaaacaaaaaaaccacctTTACACGTAAGTatcaaacacaataaaaaaaactagcacAAGACAACAGCACCAAATAGAGATAAACTGATAAAAGAACCAATAAACCCAGTCCTCCAAACTCTGAGATTTAGACTAAATAGACTAAACCTCCAAAACCTGGACAAGGAACCCTGACTGGCATCTTCCCCACATGGAGAGCTAAACAGTTACtgacccacgcacacacacaccaaggtCCAGTctagctctcacacacatagtCTGTCTCCCTATAATACACagccacatgcatgcacatacatacacaaaacacacaaaaaacatacactagAACTGCAGCATAAGTTTACCTGAAGACTCTGCTTTAGCCTGTTCTTCAATTGGAACGGGTTCATctgctatgaaaaaaaaaagagagttcAGTCAGTCAAGGGTCCTGGTGTTCATCTGATAGGCCCAGCCCATAACCAAGGTTAGTTCTACCTGCTGACATCCTTACATGCAATCAGTTCATAAACGGGGTGCTTAGTGAAGTAGACGCTTTCAGTAAAAGTGTGGCACTTTTAACTGAAGCACTTTAGTTATAGGAGCTTGCTGAAGGCTACAACAGCACTGCactacccagcatgccttgcagCTGCCCCTTCATAAAGACCACAGCTgttgtgaggggaggggagaaaatggagagaTTATGTGCAACAGTCCGTTGTACACTCGCAAGTAAACAAGCATGCATGAGTATACGAGCTTGAGTAAACGAGCGTGCGTGAGTAAACTAGCGTGAGTGAATATACGAGCACGAGTGAGTAAACaagcgtgagtgagtgagagattgATCCACAGCAGATTACACATCTGATATACAGGCACAGAGTTCAGCAATCATTCAGAGGAAGAGGCCAGTGTCAGATCTACACTTCCTGTATTAACCTTCTGTTTCTTCCTGAAGCATTTCCTCCTCTTCAGGAACTTCTGATGGGCAAATGCAACCACAGTATCACACAACCTGCTGCAAACTGTTCCTGCACAAATCCTTTACTTCCATTCAATCCAGATCTTACAAACCCAACTCTTCCAAACAACTTTAATTCTAGCACATGCTGCAAAGACTAGCCACTGCACACCTCAGATCTTTCCCCATCCCTTCTATAGAAATTAAACACTTAAAACGATGTCGTGAAACGTAACTGTCATTCAAAACCAACCTTCAGATTCACCTTCAGTTAACGCTTCAGCCTCTGGCTCTGCTGGAAAACAGGAGGGGAATTCAATAATGCTAGACGAACACAGTAatcaaaatacctttttttacaaacacataAAGAACCCAGGAAAACCAATATGACATTAAAGCCATTTAATTCAGTCGAGACTTCCCCACCCCTTTAATCCTGGAAGCAAAAAAGTTCTTATGTGCCCAATACAGCAGCTATTTGGAGATAAGGTTGCTTGCCTAGCTACCACTTCACTTGAATATTTTAATCAATCAGCAGTGACCATTTagcaggcagccaatcagaagagagCTTCCAGTAAACATCCATACAGAATGGTCACTGTCAGATATGCTATCATATCTACAAATAGCACACCACACTGACCACTTCAAAAGCAGAAGAGACACTTATTAGTGATAAAATAACGCAACTAATAATCATGCAACAGCACAGATTTCCGTTTGAAAAACTATGCAGTTTTCATTTATCTGTTCCAAGTTTCATGTTTGAGACTTAGTTACCTTTGCAGAAATTGTTTAATTGAGCTCAAAGCTTATTAATGTAACACATCAATCACATTCTCAAGTTTCGTAAACTCTGATCACAAGTACCCGCACAGTGTAGATAACACTGAGGGGAGAGATTCATGTGTAACTGCTCCTATCTCATCTTCAAACTACGGGTGAAAAACCAACATGGACCTTACCAAACGTACACGTAGGACTGTCTATCTGAAAAAGATAAGATTAGCCATACGTGTCCTTTTGCAATTTGGCCACAGGTGCTCAGTAGTGCACGTTTCTGAGAAAATCATTCAGGAAAGCGACTGTCAGCGAAATGCAGGGCCTTgaaaaattgtgattttttttgggagggggggtgaccTCTGTTGGTGAAATTCTGTCTTTAGTTGCTTgggttttttggaatattttaaaGCACCCAATTGTTCTTGCTAAACCTAcatatgtactttttaaaaagttagaGATTTTATGGAACTGTGTTTTGGGGAAAACCTTGGGTAACTCATTAACAGAGCAGCCATACAAAGTTAGTTGAATCAGTGGAAACCAGGAACTGAGTTACTAGGGAGCTCACCCTCTTCAGCTGCAGctacctcctcctccactggcTCCGACTCCCCCTCTTCCTGGGCTACTTCCTCCTCTTCAACATCTTCTGCAGGAGCAGCCTCTTCCTGCACCTCCTCAACAGCTTCCTCTTCCACAGGTGCAGCCTCTTCTTCCTCAACTGGTGCTGCCTCTTCTTCCTCAACTGGTGcagcctcttcctcctcaaCTGGTGCAGCCTCTTCTTCCTCAACTGGTGCAGCCTCTTCTTCCTCAACTGGTGcagcctcttcctcctcaaCCAGGGCGGCCTCTTCCACTTCAACTGGAGTGGCTACCTCCTCTTCTATGGGAGCAGCCACTTCCTCTTCCACGGGAGCAGCCACTTCCTCTTCCACGGGAGCAGCCACTTCCTCTTCCACGGGAGCAGCCACTTCCTCTTCTACGGGAGCAGCCACTTCCTCTTCTACGGGAGCAGCCACTTCTTCTTCTACGGGAGCAGCCACTTCCTCTTCTACGGGAGCAGCCACTTCCGCTTCCACGGGAGCAGCCTCTTCCGCTTCCACAGGAGCAGCCTCGTCCGCTTCCACAGGAGcagcctcttcctcttccacaGGAGCAGCCTCTTCCTCTTCAACGGCAGcagcctcttcctcttccacaGGAGCAGCCACTTCCTCTTCTACAGGAGCAGCCACTTCCTCCTCCACGGGAGCAGCCACTTCCTCTTCTTCAGTAACAGCTACTTCCTCTTCTGCAGGAGCAGCCTCTTCTCCCCAAAGACCTGCTTCCTCTTCAACTGGGGCAGCCACTTCCTCCAAAACTggttcctcctccaccacctgctcttcctccacctcttcctctACAGCTTCGATCTCTTCCTCCACCTCTGGCTCTAAAAGGGATGAgtcacaagtgcatcaacatgATGAAATGATAAACAGCAACGATTTACACAAGGCAAGCATAAATCACTCGGAGGCTGAGTTTTCTAATCTGCGAATACggaaaaataaagcattctaaTTTTACAGAAAGTGTCAGATTTCGATGTGGGGAATTTGGGCATCTCTGCCACATGACCCCGGTTAACTGAAAGAGCCGTAGAAGTGTGtaatacgcacatgcacaacgTGCAGAAAATTTCCGCCAATGTGACAGCTTAAGCCCAATACaaccaaatgtataaaaaaggacAAGAGCTGGAAAATTAGTCTGCTTAAATAAGTTACTTCCCCAAAAGGCCCCTCAGTGTTGTATTACTTTCTGGTTGACAACATTAACTTTTCCCGTGAAAAAAACCCAGGGATGTTGGGTCCTGGTTAAAATCTCAgttcaaaatgtttatttcagtattcaatctcttaaaaaataagaaaaagtcaCTAGTTGACAAATCACATcctttaacattaacattaacattatagACAAATGTGTCAAAAGCCTAGAGCACAGTATGAAGAATCTAGggcataaatacacacaataataatcaACGCACTAAAGGGGATTATAAAACACTTAATGATTGCTCAACAGGAGGCTTCTCCGGAGGCAGAAAGGACATCCGGTTGGCGGCCATCGAGATTAATGAACTACAGAATACGGTCAGTGTCaatatccattaaaaaatatattggagGCATAACCGCCAGGATGTGGAGTCTGTCCAAGAAACACAAGGTTTCTGTCCAAAAGCGTAATGTGGACTTTGGGTTGAGACGTGAAGTGTAGCAGTCCTGCCCCAAATAAACATGGACAAGGCAAGGCAACGCACCTGTAGGCTCCTCCACGACGGGCTCTGGCTCAGGCTCAGGTTCCGGTTCCGGTTCCGGTTCTTGTTCTGGTTCCGGTTCCAGTTCAAGCTCAGGTTCTGGCTCAGGTTCTGCAGATGGATAGATCAACAGTTCAAAGCTCCTTCGTACTTGTGAGTGAGCAGAGCACATCCGCTGTGTGGCTGGCTATCGCAGGGGGTCCCCCAAAACCCACCCAAAACCCACCTCAATGGCAGCAGGCAAGCCTACCCTGATGGGGGTGGCAGCAGGCACCAGAGGAGTGCGGGATAATGGGGAACAGCTGGTGGGGtcccctgactcaggtgctctGCTGGAGCTGGGCTGCCAGTAAAACTCCGGCTATTAGCGCAGTACTGCATCGTGTCTATGAAACGCTGCTAGGCAGACCCTACTTTCATAAATGAGCTTTCCGGTTCTGATCCAACTTCATTAAACAATAACGCTCATTATGCATGCCGCTGCTTTTCAtccaaagaggaaaaaatgagaaaataaagggaaaaaatgaaaccactAGATTCATgtgagaaaaacaacacaaacattgCCAGAAACAGTTAATCAGCACATGCATTTTCACGCATTTCTAACACAACACGTTCTCGCATTCAAGtgaaaaacaagtttttgtTAAATTAAGAAAAGTAGTACCTGACACTCTGCTAAATTCACGCTCCACTTGGATTTCAATGCAATGTACTGCAGGTTAACTAACCTTACCTCAAAGGGTACGACAACATAAAGCAGAATAAGAATGTACTGATATATTTAGCTTAACCATATGCAGAATTTCGAATTATGACATATACTGGGGGAATTACATAATCACATCAAACAACCAGTtattgccttttaatttttattttatttatttttcttagcatctgcacatttatgaaacacaaaataaccaaTAGGACAGTTAAAGATGCCAACGTATTATTCACCAGTTGGTCAGGCCTTTTCGTAATGGATTTACACAAGAGCCTGCCTTATGAAGCAATACCAGCTTATCTACAATCCGGTTAAAGAGTGATCACCTTTCCATGTCTCGTCGACCAATGAGGGTGTTCTGTACGACTACATTCCACTCATGCTAGTGACATGCATGTAGAATCGATGGCTCTTTCCAGCACGGCGGGTTAATGTTTAACTTCCAGTTAGATAACCGCAACTAGTCCCTACAAGGACAGATGTACAGGGGGAAGACTGGTGTGTTCCTAACAGCATGGAGAGGCCAGTAAGCAGGAGGAAGACACAGTGCCTGGCCTAACTACACCGGCATGGTTCTGCAGCAAAGTGAATAAATATACCCAAAATATAcctttattacattatatattcgGTCACATGT
This region of Anguilla rostrata isolate EN2019 chromosome 8, ASM1855537v3, whole genome shotgun sequence genomic DNA includes:
- the asph gene encoding aspartyl/asparaginyl beta-hydroxylase isoform X43 — protein: MGAKKNPRHAKKEAKQQLANKNGKKPEGGAGGSFFTWFMVLALLGVWTSVAVVWFDLVDYQGVVAKAKDLHSNLSEVIQGKLGSYDADNDGDFDLEDVQVMLGLKDKPAVVVQTEATKEEAAAPPAEQEPEPEPELELEPEPEQEPEPEPEPEPEPEPVVEEPTEPEVEEEIEAVEEEVEEEQVVEEEPVLEEVAAPVEEEAGLWGEEAAPAEEEVAVTEEEEVAAPVEEEVAAPVEEEVAAPVEEEEAAAVEEEEAAPVEEEEAAPVEADEAAPVEAEEAAPVEAEVAAPVEEEVAAPVEEEVAAPVEEEVAAPVEEEVAAPVEEEVAAPVEEEVAAPVEEEVAAPIEEEVATPVEVEEAALVEEEEAAPVEEEEAAPVEEEEAAPVEEEEAAPVEEEEAAPVEEEEAAPVEEEAVEEVQEEAAPAEDVEEEEVAQEEGESEPVEEEVAAAEEAEPEAEALTEGESEEVPEEEEMLQEETEADEPVPIEEQAKAESSEEPVATEQQFEEEPIEEPVATEQQFEEEPIDT
- the asph gene encoding aspartyl/asparaginyl beta-hydroxylase isoform X25; the protein is MCSFQWTSCQRCSCLAEDGGSEAKQQLANKNGKKPEGGAGGSFFTWFMVLALLGVWTSVAVVWFDLVDYQGVVAKAKDLHSNLSEVIQGKLGSYDADNDGDFDLEDVQVMLGLKDKPAVVVQTEATKEEAAAPPAEQEPEPEPELELEPEPEQEPEPEPEPEPEPEPVVEEPTEPEVEEEIEAVEEEVEEEQVVEEEPVLEEVAAPVEEEAGLWGEEAAPAEEEVAVTEEEEVAAPVEEEVAAPVEEEVAAPVEEEEAAAVEEEEAAPVEEEEAAPVEADEAAPVEAEEAAPVEAEVAAPVEEEVAAPVEEEVAAPVEEEVAAPVEEEVAAPVEEEVAAPVEEEVAAPVEEEVAAPIEEEVATPVEVEEAALVEEEEAAPVEEEEAAPVEEEEAAPVEEEEAAPVEEEEAAPVEEEEAAPVEEEAVEEVQEEAAPAEDVEEEEVAQEEGESEPVEEEVAAAEEAEPEAEALTEGESEEVPEEEEMLQEETEDEPVPIEEQAKAESSEEPVATEQQFEEEPIDT
- the asph gene encoding aspartyl/asparaginyl beta-hydroxylase isoform X11; protein product: MCSFQWTSCQRCSCLAEDGGSEAKQQLANKNGKKPEGGAGGSFFTWFMVLALLGVWTSVAVVWFDLVDYQGVVAKAKDLHSNLSEVIQGKLGSYDADNDGDFDLEDVQVMLGLKDKPAVVVQTEATKEEAAAPPAEQEPEPEPELELEPEPEQEPEPEPEPEPEPEPVVEEPTEPEVEEEIEAVEEEVEEEQVVEEEPVLEEVAAPVEEEAGLWGEEAAPAEEEVAVTEEEEVAAPVEEEVAAPVEEEVAAPVEEEEAAAVEEEEAAPVEEEEAAPVEADEAAPVEAEEAAPVEAEVAAPVEEEVAAPVEEEVAAPVEEEVAAPVEEEVAAPVEEEVAAPVEEEVAAPVEEEVAAPIEEEVATPVEVEEAALVEEEEAAPVEEEEAAPVEEEEAAPVEEEEAAPVEEEEAAPVEEEEAAPVEEEAVEEVQEEAAPAEDVEEEEVAQEEGESEPVEEEVAAAEEAEPEAEALTEVPEEEEMLQEETEADEPVPIEEQAKAESSEEPVATEQQFEEEPIEEPVATEQQFEEEPIDT
- the asph gene encoding aspartyl/asparaginyl beta-hydroxylase isoform X33; translation: MCSFQWTSCQRCSCLAEDGGSEAKQQLANKNGKKPEGGAGGSFFTWFMVLALLGVWTSVAVVWFDLVDYQGVVAKAKDLHSNLSEVIQGKLGSYDADNDGDFDLEDVQVMLGLKDKPAVVVQTEATKEEAAAPPAEQEPEPEPELELEPEPEQEPEPEPEPEPEPEPVVEEPTEPEVEEEIEAVEEEVEEEQVVEEEPVLEEVAAPVEEEAGLWGEEAAPAEEEVAVTEEEEVAAPVEEEVAAPVEEEVAAPVEEEEAAAVEEEEAAPVEEEEAAPVEADEAAPVEAEEAAPVEAEVAAPVEEEVAAPVEEEVAAPVEEEVAAPVEEEVAAPVEEEVAAPVEEEVAAPVEEEVAAPIEEEVATPVEVEEAALVEEEEAAPVEEEEAAPVEEEEAAPVEEEEAAPVEEEEAAPVEEEEAAPVEEEAVEEVQEEAAPAEDVEEEEVAQEEGESEPVEEEVAAAEEAEPEAEALTEVPEEEEMLQEETEDEPVPIEEQAKAESSEEPVATEQQFEEEPIDT
- the asph gene encoding aspartyl/asparaginyl beta-hydroxylase isoform X14; its protein translation is MCSFQWTSCQRCSCLAEDGGSEAKQQLANKNGKKPEGGAGGSFFTWFMVLALLGVWTSVAVVWFDLVDYQGVVAKAKDLHSNLSEVIQGKLGSYDADNDGDFDLEDVQVMLGLKDKPAVVVQTEATKEEAAAPPAEQEPEPEPELELEPEPEQEPEPEPEPEPEPEPVVEEPTEPEVEEEIEAVEEEVEEEQVVEEEPVLEEVAAPVEEEAGLWGEEAAPAEEEVAVTEEEEVAAPVEEEVAAPVEEEVAAPVEEEEAAAVEEEEAAPVEEEEAAPVEADEAAPVEAEEAAPVEAEVAAPVEEEVAAPVEEEVAAPVEEEVAAPVEEEVAAPVEEEVAAPVEEEVAAPVEEEVAAPIEEEVATPVEVEEAALVEEEEAAPVEEEEAAPVEEEEAAPVEEEEAAPVEEEEAAPVEEEEAAPVEEEAVEEVQEEAAPAEDVEEEEVAQEEGESEPVEEEVAAAEEEPEAEALTEEVPEEEEMLQEETEDEPVPIEEQAKAESSEEPVATEQQFEEEPIEEPVATEQQFEEEPIDT
- the asph gene encoding aspartyl/asparaginyl beta-hydroxylase isoform X3, with the translated sequence MCSFQWTSCQRCSCLAEDGGSEAKQQLANKNGKKPEGGAGGSFFTWFMVLALLGVWTSVAVVWFDLVDYQGVVAKAKDLHSNLSEVIQGKLGSYDADNDGDFDLEDVQVMLGLKDKPAVVVQTEATKEEAAAPPAEQEPEPEPELELEPEPEQEPEPEPEPEPEPEPVVEEPTEPEVEEEIEAVEEEVEEEQVVEEEPVLEEVAAPVEEEAGLWGEEAAPAEEEVAVTEEEEVAAPVEEEVAAPVEEEVAAPVEEEEAAAVEEEEAAPVEEEEAAPVEADEAAPVEAEEAAPVEAEVAAPVEEEVAAPVEEEVAAPVEEEVAAPVEEEVAAPVEEEVAAPVEEEVAAPVEEEVAAPIEEEVATPVEVEEAALVEEEEAAPVEEEEAAPVEEEEAAPVEEEEAAPVEEEEAAPVEEEEAAPVEEEAVEEVQEEAAPAEDVEEEEVAQEEGESEPVEEEVAAAEEAEPEAEALTEGESEEVPEEEEMLQEETEDEPVPIEEQAKAESSEEPVATEQQFEEEPIEEPVATEQQFEEEPIDT
- the asph gene encoding aspartyl/asparaginyl beta-hydroxylase isoform X30; translation: MCSFQWTSCQRCSCLAEDGGSEAKQQLANKNGKKPEGGAGGSFFTWFMVLALLGVWTSVAVVWFDLVDYQGVVAKAKDLHSNLSEVIQGKLGSYDADNDGDFDLEDVQVMLGLKDKPAVVVQTEATKEEAAAPPAEQEPEPEPELELEPEPEQEPEPEPEPEPEPEPVVEEPTEPEVEEEIEAVEEEVEEEQVVEEEPVLEEVAAPVEEEAGLWGEEAAPAEEEVAVTEEEEVAAPVEEEVAAPVEEEVAAPVEEEEAAAVEEEEAAPVEEEEAAPVEADEAAPVEAEEAAPVEAEVAAPVEEEVAAPVEEEVAAPVEEEVAAPVEEEVAAPVEEEVAAPVEEEVAAPVEEEVAAPIEEEVATPVEVEEAALVEEEEAAPVEEEEAAPVEEEEAAPVEEEEAAPVEEEEAAPVEEEEAAPVEEEAVEEVQEEAAPAEDVEEEEVAQEEGESEPVEEEVAAAEEAEPEAEALTEEVPEEEEMLQEETEADEPVPIEEQAKAESSEEPVATEQQFEEEPIDT
- the asph gene encoding aspartyl/asparaginyl beta-hydroxylase isoform X21 — protein: MCSFQWTSCQRCSCLAEDGGSEAKQQLANKNGKKPEGGAGGSFFTWFMVLALLGVWTSVAVVWFDLVDYQGVVAKAKDLHSNLSEVIQGKLGSYDADNDGDFDLEDVQVMLGLKDKPAVVVQTEATKEEAAAPPAEQEPEPEPELELEPEPEQEPEPEPEPEPEPEPVVEEPTEPEVEEEIEAVEEEVEEEQVVEEEPVLEEVAAPVEEEAGLWGEEAAPAEEEVAVTEEEEVAAPVEEEVAAPVEEEVAAPVEEEEAAAVEEEEAAPVEEEEAAPVEADEAAPVEAEEAAPVEAEVAAPVEEEVAAPVEEEVAAPVEEEVAAPVEEEVAAPVEEEVAAPVEEEVAAPVEEEVAAPIEEEVATPVEVEEAALVEEEEAAPVEEEEAAPVEEEEAAPVEEEEAAPVEEEEAAPVEEEEAAPVEEEAVEEVQEEAAPAEDVEEEEVAQEEGESEPVEEEVAAAEEAEPEAEALTEGESEEVPEEEEMLQEETEADEPVPIEEQAKAESSEEPVATEQQFEEEPIDT
- the asph gene encoding aspartyl/asparaginyl beta-hydroxylase isoform X5 translates to MCSFQWTSCQRCSCLAEDGGSEAKQQLANKNGKKPEGGAGGSFFTWFMVLALLGVWTSVAVVWFDLVDYQGVVAKAKDLHSNLSEVIQGKLGSYDADNDGDFDLEDVQVMLGLKDKPAVVVQTEATKEEAAAPPAEQEPEPEPELELEPEPEQEPEPEPEPEPEPEPVVEEPTEPEVEEEIEAVEEEVEEEQVVEEEPVLEEVAAPVEEEAGLWGEEAAPAEEEVAVTEEEEVAAPVEEEVAAPVEEEVAAPVEEEEAAAVEEEEAAPVEEEEAAPVEADEAAPVEAEEAAPVEAEVAAPVEEEVAAPVEEEVAAPVEEEVAAPVEEEVAAPVEEEVAAPVEEEVAAPVEEEVAAPIEEEVATPVEVEEAALVEEEEAAPVEEEEAAPVEEEEAAPVEEEEAAPVEEEEAAPVEEEEAAPVEEEAVEEVQEEAAPAEDVEEEEVAQEEGESEPVEEEVAAAEEEPEAEALTEGESEEVPEEEEMLQEETEDEPVPIEEQAKAESSEEPVATEQQFEEEPIEEPVATEQQFEEEPIDT
- the asph gene encoding aspartyl/asparaginyl beta-hydroxylase isoform X17, translated to MCSFQWTSCQRCSCLAEDGGSEAKQQLANKNGKKPEGGAGGSFFTWFMVLALLGVWTSVAVVWFDLVDYQGVVAKAKDLHSNLSEVIQGKLGSYDADNDGDFDLEDVQVMLGLKDKPAVVVQTEATKEEAAAPPAEQEPEPEPELELEPEPEQEPEPEPEPEPEPEPVVEEPTEPEVEEEIEAVEEEVEEEQVVEEEPVLEEVAAPVEEEAGLWGEEAAPAEEEVAVTEEEEVAAPVEEEVAAPVEEEVAAPVEEEEAAAVEEEEAAPVEEEEAAPVEADEAAPVEAEEAAPVEAEVAAPVEEEVAAPVEEEVAAPVEEEVAAPVEEEVAAPVEEEVAAPVEEEVAAPVEEEVAAPIEEEVATPVEVEEAALVEEEEAAPVEEEEAAPVEEEEAAPVEEEEAAPVEEEEAAPVEEEEAAPVEEEAVEEVQEEAAPAEDVEEEEVAQEEGESEPVEEEVAAAEEEVPEEEEMLQEETEADEPVPIEEQAKAESSEEPVATEQQFEEEPIEEPVATEQQFEEEPIDT
- the asph gene encoding aspartyl/asparaginyl beta-hydroxylase isoform X22, with translation MCSFQWTSCQRCSCLAEDGGSEAKQQLANKNGKKPEGGAGGSFFTWFMVLALLGVWTSVAVVWFDLVDYQGVVAKAKDLHSNLSEVIQGKLGSYDADNDGDFDLEDVQVMLGLKDKPAVVVQTEATKEEAAAPPAEQEPEPEPELELEPEPEQEPEPEPEPEPEPEPVVEEPTEPEVEEEIEAVEEEVEEEQVVEEEPVLEEVAAPVEEEAGLWGEEAAPAEEEVAVTEEEEVAAPVEEEVAAPVEEEVAAPVEEEEAAAVEEEEAAPVEEEEAAPVEADEAAPVEAEEAAPVEAEVAAPVEEEVAAPVEEEVAAPVEEEVAAPVEEEVAAPVEEEVAAPVEEEVAAPVEEEVAAPIEEEVATPVEVEEAALVEEEEAAPVEEEEAAPVEEEEAAPVEEEEAAPVEEEEAAPVEEEEAAPVEEEAVEEVQEEAAPAEDVEEEEVAQEEGESEPVEEEVAAAEEEPEAEALTEGESEADEPVPIEEQAKAESSEEPVATEQQFEEEPIEEPVATEQQFEEEPIDT